The Rhodococcus sp. ABRD24 genome contains the following window.
CGACATCATGCCGAGAGTGACCAGAAATGACGGCACCCTGAGCAGGGTCGTGATCAGCCCGTTCACCAACCCGACGACGGCGCCCGCCACGATCACCATGGCGATCGCCAAGGGGCCACCGAACTTGTCGATCCACGTCGCGATGAGGATGCCGGCCAGCGTTGCGTTCGCCGCGACGGATAGATCGATTCCGCCGATCAGGATGACGAACGTGCCAGCGAGTGCCAAGACAGTGAGGAACGCCATCTGGTTGAGGACATTTTGCAATGAATTCGTGGTGATGAAGGCGTCGGTTCTGGTCTGGAAGTAGACCACCAGGACGAGCACGGCGACGGCCGGGACGAGGATGTTCCGGTGTTGCCCGAGCCGACCGGCGAGAGTGCGCCCGTCGACAGTGGTTGGCGCGGATGTGTCTTGCGGTGAGTTTGTGGTGGTTGTATTGGACACTGGATTTCCTCACATCATGTGCTTGATGACGTCGACCTCGGCGGGTTTCGCATCCGCCGGAGCCTCCAATTCGGCGGTGACGACGCCGTCCTTCATCACCACGATCCGATCCGACATGCCGATGACTTCTTCGAGGGATTCGGCGCACAACAGCACGCCGATTCCGGTTGCGGCCATGTCGCGTACGAGCGTGTAGATCTCCTCTCTGGTACCGACGTCGATCCCACGGGTGGGGTCGCTGAGCACCAGTACCTGGCAGGCGCGACCCTGCCAGCGCGCAAAGATCGTCTTCTGCTGGTTGCCGCCGCTCAACTCGCCGATCGGAGTTGCGATGGACGGAGCCTTCACCTGGAGGCGGCGTGCCAGTTTCGACGTCTGCCGTTGCTCGTCTCGAAGATTGATGAGCCGGATCCACCTGTGCCGCAGAAGGTCGAGGAATCCGATCGAGATGTTCTCGCGGATCGAGGCCGCGGCGAACAGCGAGTCCTGTGCCCGTTCGGGTGGGATGTAGAGGACACCCGCTCGAACCGCTCGGGGTACGGACCATGATCGTCGGGGCTTCGCGTCCACCACTATCTCCCCGTGGGACAACCTTTCTGCGCCGGCCACGGCCGCGGCGAGTGACGCCTTGCCCGAACCGATCACTCCGGCGAGCCCGACCACTTCACCCGGCCGGATGACGAGATCGACGTCGTGGAACTCGCCGTCCACTCCGGCGCTGCACAGTTCGACGAGTGGGGTCAGCGAGTGCGCTCCCGTCTGGTCTCCCTCGCGGTAGTAGTCGGCGCTGCGTTCGCTCCCGACCATCAACTCGTGCAGCCTGTCGGTGGTGACGCCGACATTCGGCAAGCTCTCGACGGATCGGCCGTCACGTAGCACAAGTAGCCTGGTGCTGATCCTCAGCACGTCTTGCAGGATGTGGGAGACGAAGATGAACGCGACCCGGTCGCGCCAACGTTCGATGAGACTGAAGAGAATCTCGACCTCGGTCTCGGTCAGCGCGCTGGTCGGTTCGTCGAGCAGGATCGTCGGAGCGAGGGTGTCTGTGGAGATTCGCGAGAATGCCCGCGCGATCTCGACCAACTGCCGCTGCGGGTACGTCAGTTCGGCGACGACCATGTCGGCCGGGAGATCGGTGATCTCCAGCTCCGCCAGTAGCCGTTCGGCTGCCCGGAGGAGCCGACGGCGTCGGCCGGGACCGAGACCCCCGATCTCGGATTCCCTTCCCAGGTAGATGTTCTCGTAGACGCGGAGTGCATCGACGAGCGATTGCTCCTGGACGACGACGGAAACACCGAGTTCGCGCAGAGCCCGCGCATCGCCGAGCGGAACCTGATCACCTCTGACGTGCATGCTGCCGGCATCGGGGGTGACGGTCCCGGTGAGCACGCCGATGAGGGTGGACTTCCCGGCCCCGTTCTCGCCGATGAGGCCGAGTACTTCGCCCGCCGAGATCTCGAGCGACACATCGCGCAATGCTCGGACGGGACCGTAGCTCTTCGAGACTCCGTCCAGTCGGATCGTTGCTGGCGCCGACATGATTACGCGACCAGCTGATCTTTGTATTGGAACAGTGGTCCGGAACGGAAGGCGGATCCGTACTGTGCTCGGACACCGGCGATGTCGACAGAATCCCACGCGGAGTTGAGCTTGTACTGGTCCTGCGGCACGCCCGCGTAGTACTCCCGGGGATCGATCGGGTCGAGAACGGTCT
Protein-coding sequences here:
- a CDS encoding sugar ABC transporter ATP-binding protein encodes the protein MSAPATIRLDGVSKSYGPVRALRDVSLEISAGEVLGLIGENGAGKSTLIGVLTGTVTPDAGSMHVRGDQVPLGDARALRELGVSVVVQEQSLVDALRVYENIYLGRESEIGGLGPGRRRRLLRAAERLLAELEITDLPADMVVAELTYPQRQLVEIARAFSRISTDTLAPTILLDEPTSALTETEVEILFSLIERWRDRVAFIFVSHILQDVLRISTRLLVLRDGRSVESLPNVGVTTDRLHELMVGSERSADYYREGDQTGAHSLTPLVELCSAGVDGEFHDVDLVIRPGEVVGLAGVIGSGKASLAAAVAGAERLSHGEIVVDAKPRRSWSVPRAVRAGVLYIPPERAQDSLFAAASIRENISIGFLDLLRHRWIRLINLRDEQRQTSKLARRLQVKAPSIATPIGELSGGNQQKTIFARWQGRACQVLVLSDPTRGIDVGTREEIYTLVRDMAATGIGVLLCAESLEEVIGMSDRIVVMKDGVVTAELEAPADAKPAEVDVIKHMM